In the genome of Aedes aegypti strain LVP_AGWG chromosome 2, AaegL5.0 Primary Assembly, whole genome shotgun sequence, the window GCTCACAATTTAAATCAATTAAGTCAATTATGGCCCTGACCACATCCTAACGGTTATTGGAAAGAAAACGAATATTTAAGTTAGGCAATCCTCGTTATTAAAAAcgctacactcaaaataatccaaacatcattgttacgtgaaaacatacgtaattttttccatcgcacttttaacgtagctcttacgtgaatcataggtagcccagaatgaacgcatgaacttttgaacttcgtccattcctccggcgctacacgtaagagctacgtagattttccggtagcctttacgaagcgttccAACAGGACCTAGagggttttgcattaaatttaactgtaataaagaccaatcttatttctaataggctttggaagaaaactaattcccaattggtAAATGTAAACAAGCTTAAaagattttgacatttttattatcaattctgagcattttgaatcctgtttccctaattttgtgagtttggtctgtcttgttgtagccttcgcgtgctacACTCAAAAacatccaaacgtcattgctacgtgaaaaatcacgtagattattccaaattcattttacctccacttcacctgactaagataaagatcactaaaccattcataaccaccaaatagtcagtgccgtagcgtgcggttggccaggttggcacccgccaagggcgccagccttaaGGGGGCGCCAACACGCGTGACACAAATGGTAAAGTTTGAAAATACATATTGAATTCAAACACAATCTCTATGAATCACAATATGGatcctgaaagaaattttcatgaaatactGAGCATGAATCTAACATAGTGTTTGACTGGATTCAACCAAAAAATTGTCGAGATTCTCAAATAATCAAGGTCTTCTATATAAACTATGTGTGGTTATGATAGAACGCTTTGCGGTTCACCGAcacttttgaactttttaaaCCATCTTGATGACATATTCAATCCAGGGTGTGGTTTTCTAAGAATTTAACTCCGGCCAAATCCGCACAGCATTCTGCGAATTATTCTTCCCAAATCAGTGGTACATTTTTaataacacttaaaaatattgtaCGCTAGCTGATAGCCAtttgattttacaaaaaaaaatggaatcagTAGGATTGATATACTCATTTTTGGTTTTCAGAAAGCTATAGATGACGTAACCCATCGTACCTTTCCttaaaaattcatttaaaattacttttttaaatGATACTTTATGAAAATGTCTTGGCCAAGACAacgtgaattgaaaaaaaatctttctggcactaatttttttttatgaaaaatgattttttttatttacgtttttaacacttcagtagtcgtgctgttgtattttgtacaacactgttaagAAAAGCTCGCAAGCCTTATACGGCAGCAGTGTGGTGAAAAGTGTAACACATAAGCGTATggctttggtttttttttttcaaggttgtACTATTAGTGTCATATGATATAAATATCGGATAAAgaagcttttattttttttaatcaatatttttaaaatgcttagaagaatttttcttcaaataaacattttactaaaattggcaccaaaaaattgttagaacaccgatttttcatatttgtttcttattatataaattgtaatattcttgggaatttttcaaataacattTAGGATAAATAGCAAAATATAGCATAGACTAAAAACACTCCAATTATTGCACATCCATAAGGAATACACGGGTTGTTCAATAATTGGCACGTTTTTAGTCTGTGCAATAGTTGGCAATCTGCCCTAATAGATAAAAGAATTTGCGTTTTGTCCTGCAGGAATTAACTCAATAATCAAATATGTTCTAAATTTCTAGCATCCTACGATTCTTTTCTAATGAATTCTAATGATATAGTTCACGTTAACTCTCACCATGTTAAATAGATGTGTACAGTTTTGATTGAGAGGCGCTTAAATGgaagttcgccaagggcgccatgaacccacgctacggctctgcaaatagtgactcggtaatttttactgaggttacctattgcacttacgtgaaattcacgtaggtacctaagttcattttgacatctgctcTGCATATtgttgtacgtacattcggtgttgagctcaaatcttatctacgtgatttttcacgtaacaatgtcgtttggattttttgaagTGATAGAATAGAttgttttaatacattttcgaaacataggggggtccgtagccttgaggttacgctttcgcttcataagcggaaggtcatggattcaattcccagcccctccaaaaaaaaaataacccgtccagccaccagaagacgccgcacggaggaccgtgcttaggggaacacatccatcctccatcagtatcagatggtgattGAGACAAACTGatccacttcgcaggcagctagcttCAAACGACTctggaacacggcaaaacgaaccaccgcaagagcaatggactatggcttatggaaatcgattggaccaacagcagagcactctcctacctgctcggtgtgagagcaaaagagcagaagagagtgaaagcagatgtaaatatagattagttaaaaatagaactgtatcggtaaagaagatgcagataaactgattccggcacagtagtggccacgagcacggagtgccttaaaaaaaaaaaatgaaacaaaagaatgtcagaaattattttaattaaaataacaaGCTGTGAATGTCcttgattttaatttaaataccTCTGACTTCGCTTGAACTTGATTGGCTGTCCGTGGTTGCCATTCCAGTATCGCTAAATTTACACAAGGAGCCAACCAGATGGCCGGATCTTTTATTTTAAGGCAACAagggtgcctgccacgtcagaacgCAGATCATTAGGGGAATTATCATGAGGATTAATTGATGTTGCATTTGAaactggcccactgtagaccgtatatacccctgcatctacgccagttcatgttCGAGGGTTTGAATTTTGGGGGTAAGGAAATTTCATGGCAGAGACTTGCTTTGGTTAGTAGACTGCTTATGTATCAgtcgtaaggaaaggcgtgctataatgatggtaGAATGGAGgtgtagggaaacggtttcttgtccgacTCTGGCTCTAGCTATAAACGAATAGTTTTAGATGTATTAGATAAAGAATGGAAAATAGAAGAGCAgtccattaattaggtaaggATTTATAGGGAGAgtgggggtttgagatttcttacgcgccatacaaattatttttaattgtcatacaaaaaatcttactattaCTAtacgccaaaattgtcttacgtaactAATGGGTGGCCCCCATATCCTTCTTCACTATTTTATCGGAGAACTATGGATTTGAAATCACCTCACAAAATTGGCTGTGATATCTTGTATTTTAGAAAAGTCCATTTCTTCCACATTTCGACACGGAATTGCAGTTTATTTCCTTCACGATTCTAACGGCATCAATCTCTATTCGGTATAAAGCGTTTTTCTAACTGCACAGTATGTAGTACAATTACAATATAACACGCCCGCAAGCAGGCGCGGTGATGATTTATATCTCTTCACAAATTGGTTAAAATCAATCATAACCGCAAGCTTATCAAACATCACGTGTGGTAACAGAGAAGATGACAAACACGCACTGGTTCGTGGTAATTTGAAAAGCGTGAGACAACATACTACAGTTTCCAAAGAATCTTCGAGCGTTAACTAATgcgaaaaataacaaaatcagATTACACTCTCTTACCTGAGCTAAATCGTCTCGGATGCCTAacaagtttatattttgttcCTAAGAAGGCCTATTCGTGTATGTGCTCTTTTTGCTTTAAATGTAATGCATTAAATACGAACGGGTGAACGTTGGCCCAAGCGCTTACTAGGCGTGCTTCAAGATGTACATCTCCAGCTTCTGGTCGTTGGCACCGGAGAACTGGTACACGACTTTCTTGCCCTTGATGAACAGGAAGGTGGGCATACTGGAGATTTCGTACTTGGCGGCCAGATCTTCGCACTCGTCCACGTCGACCTTGATGATGAGCACCTTCTCGGCGTACttgttctggaattcctccagcttgGGGGCAATCACCTTGCAGGGGCCGCACCAGGTGGCGAAAAAGTCCACCACGACGAGCTTGTCGCCGGCAGATTCCAGCTTGCTGTCGAAGTCAGCCTGcaacagagagagagagggaGAGCAATCGTGAAATGCCTGATAAGAATAGAAGCCTAACAAAGAATTTGATGAATAGGGTGTTGGGGAAGTACAGGTTCTTTGATCCCACATGGGACTTCTTGGATTCATTGGTCCTATTCCGGACCTAGCTAGAAGTATTCAAGTCACAACTTTTATGCACGATAAACAGtatgaaaagttttatgttttcgtgAAAGCCTGATTCAGCAAACAATCCCTTTCCCTCAAAGAGTAGTTTACTATCTCtacgaaaatcgaaatcgaaaatcccaTCTCCCACTatccttactatccttactgGTCGGGAGTCACGAAAGCCATGTTTGGGAAACGATGGGATAGGAGAAGTgttattcatgagtttgtttgctattatttagcttcatttgggattatagccctgcaaacatctacaaaaatcccaaacaaaagcTCAAAAGGCATTTGTTTCTTCAgtaacatccttcattaagatttgaagaatgagttttcactatgggatgatcagtttttatttacattacAGCATTAACGTGAATggatcatttttcaaaatttctccacagTAATTTGCATATAAACTACATCATCATTGGGCCACTTTTCAATTACCACCTaggaagcttaaaatttcatagaacactatttttatggtaagaataGTAAGGAAGATATTGATATGGCAGATATGggagattttttgaattttcaatcgccttactagacatgtttgaagaattttttttagaaggctcttcagtcgactctccacatctcgatgttctattccagattttttctaCGTATTATATGCTcgttatcaaaggttactagattagagtttgggattcaaaacaaacggaaaaacgaaaagacatctgtttgttttcaatgttcctggtaacggagtgattttcaatctagtatgtATTAAAAATTGGTTCTAAGTCTTCATCTCTCCCTACCTCGATGgccccttcgatatcgagatgtggagaggcgactgtaattgGGCAAACCATGTTCCAATGGGAGTCCTCTATGTTCTGTTTTGACGTTTTTTATTATATAACTCCAATTTGTTTTGTATCAAGTTTATTGATCTTTTTTgtaaacgaaaaatttaaaatttaaactcaATTAGTGTCAAATTTCAAGCTCAAGTGAAATGtgaatttcattagaaacgtGAATGAAATTGGAAGCCGATTCGGAATAAGGTACAAACAACTTTACCTGACTCGATTTTGAGAGAACTAATGAGTTAGTTACAAtatacatacagtattggacaaaacatttgcaactttttcgattttccatacaaaatgaccaactttgataaactatatctcagttatttatggaccgatttgaatgaaattttcacaaaatatcagacataacttgagttttaacatatatttttgagtgatttttccaatcacaagttgaaaagcagtaacggtttgactaaagtaaattttttgacgattttttataattgacataactcaacatattgaaggaatagcttcatggtatcttcagcaaagttgtaggttttgacgagatgaataagtttgctgaagacaatttttgtgtagggctttcagattttaagataaaaagttttgaatttttcgtcgaaaattacactttagtcaaaccgttatttataaactcgtgattggaaaaattattcaaaaatatatgttaaaattcaagttatatctgatgttctgtgaaagtttcattcgaatcggtccataaataactgagatctagcttaccaaagttggtcattttgtatggaaaatcgaaaaagttgcaaatgttttgtccaatactgtacattcAAATAGTAATTTCAATGTTGAAAAGAGTAAAAATTCAACGCATcggaacttttttttaaatattacatTAGAGAAGTAAACGTGTACATATAGGAAACTGgaacagatagcatcgagttagcGAGGTATAAACTTACCAAGGGGTCAAATCATGTTATATTGAATGGACCGCGCATTCAGGCCTGATAGCGGTCAGAcggcaaaataatagtgactttagtgattaaaatgatcaaaatagtgaccTAAAAGTGGCTCatgaaaactcaaaaaaaaaatagtggcaAAACTTATGTTAAATTGAACCTCTTCTTCTAAATAAATAATACAGGTATGTTTCGATtttgtcaacaaattattctgtttttatcaacacacaaaaattaaatatatatatatatatatatatatatatatatatatatatatatatatatatatatatatatatatatatatatatatatatatatatatatatatatatatatatatatatatatatatatatatatatatatatatatatatatatatatatatatatatatatatatatatatatatatatatatatatatatatatatatatatttatatatatatatatatatatgcttagcaaatgtttttcaatagcctcatGATTAAATTTTCGATATTATGTAAGTTATGAGTACCATACGTTATATACAGGGATAggaaaaatgattgagataggcaaaattttgtcaaaaatcaaatgcttatatcttttttgaaaaaaatatgaaattggttgcatctggaagcattcgacggcaaatttggtcttaTTTCAGTATTATGTATAATgatgccgacacctatagtcacgaaccattcatagtttgtttaacGAATAAATACATATAACATTGAATATAGTGTAGGAAAGACCTCACCAAATTCTTGATCCCGCATTGGGTAGCTTAAACACTCCAGCACACATGAGAAGTAGAGCAGTagaaaattacaattacaatatttacaatTATGGCTCATCTCATGGTACAAAGTACATTTATGTGTCcgagtgaggacgtaatgccaagaagaagaagaagaagaaccatagTAACAGTTTGTTTGCATGGCTACCTAGATGGTCCCTTGGTTCGCATTTgcactagttttgtgttctataacttgaAGAAATAATTTTTCTTCGACTAATCCCAAGGATTACTCAAGagaatctaccaggaattcttAACAAAGTATGAAATTTCTCTGGCAATTCAACCATTGATTTCTTCTAAGACAGGTCtttccaacctttttgaaccgcggcacagtggcgcatggccggacaaaacctcaaaaaatcatgttgtcaaaatcacttgttaatattttttacagacttttttatcatttagtgacggtttctcaaaatttgagagagatctgttttgttttagatttttgcCGGCATCGTAAGTGCGGGACagtcagcaaaattggacttcttcaaattcatcaactatgaTTCACCTGACAgacttcaaacagctgtatctcaacgaaaCCATAACCGATTTAAGCTCAATAGGCTTCATTTGAAAGCGTAGTCTTAAGCCTTAGACTTGGCTATAATAACATAAATTTCAACGTATTAAGCtgttatttgtagcaaaaaatgttgtgtgcaatctttcttaaaaatgttgataaatttttaaacttcgtccgttttatgtgaagtgtttcgagaaaatgagtcactcactatgaagcaACAAATCATCCATACTTTCTAACTtgcaatagtttttcttgcccctctttgcccctagaggtgaaaattccattttattttttcattacaatttatctattttatcattcaaatccgtATAATGTATCATAACTCGTTTAAAACTTTACTGAAATTACTACAAGGAACTTGAATTTGTATCTCTAATTTAGGTTATTAAGTTTCTGCATTATAACCATTTTTTGTAGTAAAAGCCTTTTTATtcgattgtatgaaaaaaacgtaactttgacaaatttcactagaaaatctaattttaaatttgacagtTGTTTCCAACGGGATGATATCAGGTATCCAAGAAAGTTGATAGATTAACATTTTCAAGCGATTTGggacgtatttgaggttttgtccgacctttgtattTGGGCCGCCACTGTGCGCGGACTACAAATCAGAAGCAACTTCGTGCAAGGCAGCCCAAAGCCGTGGCCAGGGAGAGGTAATGGCTGTAATAAGTCTATCTAAATCAcatgaacaccatcggaaaaaAAAGGGAGGGTTCGGATAGGGTATTGGGAGTTAGGGATAGACTTGACTTGACGCAGTAATGCCAATAGTGCTGCAAAATGGGAATATGTTAAAAGCCAACTTAtgtgaattttgagaaaaaattctTAATAATTCAAACATAAAGTTTCATTGGAGTCACCGCCATGTAGCCACGTTGAAAGCACATTCATCAGGCCACCAAAGAATGTGCAACATCAGCGATCTAATATATTTATTATAAAAGCGATAATCAATTGCATGTGCGCTTTTTTTTGTTACCTTGACCACGGTAGTATAAGTTGTTTATCAAATTCAAATACAATTAGTATTGTAGTGATATGTAAACGATCTTTTTTAACACATGCGTTCCCAACCCCTATTTCAACTGAAATTAAAATTGATGGTTTTCTAAcgaatttttaagattttttcaagggtCGTTCACAAAATTCGTCTAGGTTCTGGAACTGTGGTTGACTTTTTGATTATTAATATGGTTCCGGAAAAAATCAGGGGAGTACAGAGGTAACCTGCATTGCCATGAAGTTAGCTACTTTTCGACCGCATCTAAAACCCCACTtgtgacacatcaaacttcgtGATTCTGCAAGATATGCACATTGGAAATCATTCTGACCCTTTTTGACCATATTTGGACACTTCGGGAACCTCGAGGAAGTGTACACTTTGCGACAATGTACCAAACATATCTTGTGAcaaacttcatgtttttgcAAAATAAGTAGGTATACATTGGGaataattttgagattttttaatcatattggCCACTATTATGGACACTCCGGGAACCATAGTGGCCTCGGGGAAGTGGACACTTTGCTATGATGTACGAAATCTATCTTGTGACGAATCAAGCTTCATGTTTGTACGTTGGCAATCATTAGAAGACTTTTTTACCATATTGGTCACTTCTGATTAGTACAAACGATGGTACAGCTCGCGTCAACGAATTGaaacatcaacaaccagcactggtttataagtaactactaAGTCCGAAATTATGTAAAATTCTTTCCATGTTTCTATGAGAATCCTGCCCAAGTTTTCCGTGAAATCGAAATCCTAGAAGATCTATTCCTAAATGAATCTGTATAAAAATGACTGACAGAATAATAGGAAAAATCGGCGTAACAACTTCTGGTAGAATTTTTGTAGGGTTTCCTGAAAAATCCATAaattaatttcttaaaaaaaactggaataaactattgtgatttttttttttcaaaaaactcctgtaggaatctctggaaggtcttctagagtaacaactggagaaattgttgaaacagTTAGAAGCAAAATCTCTGGATGACATCCTGTGATAGTTCATGGGAAAGGTAAGAATACTTTCTATGAtagctacccaagtaaccagtaagcacgataatgcggcacggtaacagcattatatgcgcatatagggtaatcatttgatgcttgacagttttatatacgcatataatgctattttttttttttttttttttaaggcactccgtgctcgtggccactactgtgccggactcagttgatcttgtagcttctttaccgatacagatctattttcaacttatctatatttacatctagtttcactctctcctactcttttactctcacaccgagc includes:
- the LOC5573851 gene encoding thioredoxin-2, producing MVYIVKDAADFDSKLESAGDKLVVVDFFATWCGPCKVIAPKLEEFQNKYAEKVLIIKVDVDECEDLAAKYEISSMPTFLFIKGKKVVYQFSGANDQKLEMYILKHA